One Chryseobacterium wanjuense genomic region harbors:
- a CDS encoding FGGY-family carbohydrate kinase, with protein MSKKKVTIVFDIGKTNKKFFLFDKNYKEVVREYTELPLTTDEDGYPTEDLAALQNWIKDNFNAILDNEKYEVKAINFSTYGASFVHLDQKGNVLTPLYNYTKPMDEEILDLFYEKHGDKLKIARETASPQSGMLNSGLQLFWLKYKHPETFKKIRYSLHLPQYLSYLFTGICVSEFTSIGCHTNLWDYDKADYHDWVYEEGIDALLGPIVPTSASINTSYRNKKIKIGVGIHDSSSALLPYILSKKEPFLLLSTGTWSISLNPFNDESLTDEDIENNCLNYMRIDGKRVKASRFFMGNEYKIQVEKLCDYYGKEYGFHREVQFDQDLYLRLMKNKAVYFRFEGIALKRKMISETDLNSFQTFEEAYHQLMIELMDLQIHTIKNAIGNSEIENIYIDGGFTDNDVFMKLMSHHFQHYNVMSTHSPLGSALGASMVISNKKIDETFLQQHYQMKVLQPLILNL; from the coding sequence ATGTCCAAAAAGAAGGTAACCATAGTATTTGATATTGGAAAGACCAATAAAAAATTCTTTTTATTTGATAAAAATTATAAAGAAGTTGTCCGGGAATATACAGAATTGCCGCTCACTACCGATGAAGATGGTTATCCGACGGAAGATCTGGCCGCACTGCAAAACTGGATCAAAGATAACTTCAATGCCATTCTTGATAATGAAAAATATGAAGTAAAAGCAATCAATTTTTCCACGTATGGAGCGAGTTTTGTACATCTGGATCAGAAAGGAAATGTTCTGACACCTTTGTACAATTACACCAAACCGATGGATGAGGAAATTCTTGATTTATTTTACGAAAAGCATGGAGACAAACTGAAAATTGCACGCGAAACAGCATCACCACAATCAGGAATGCTCAATTCAGGGTTGCAATTATTCTGGTTAAAATACAAGCATCCGGAAACCTTCAAAAAAATCAGGTACAGCCTGCATTTGCCTCAGTATTTGTCGTATTTATTTACCGGAATTTGTGTGTCGGAATTCACTTCGATAGGCTGCCACACCAATTTGTGGGATTATGACAAAGCAGATTATCATGACTGGGTTTACGAAGAGGGAATCGATGCCTTATTGGGACCGATTGTACCGACTTCTGCAAGTATCAACACTTCATACAGAAACAAAAAAATAAAAATCGGCGTTGGAATTCATGACAGCTCTTCAGCGTTGTTACCTTATATTTTAAGTAAAAAAGAACCGTTCTTATTGCTGTCGACAGGAACATGGAGTATTTCTTTAAATCCATTTAATGATGAAAGTCTGACGGATGAAGACATTGAAAACAATTGCCTGAATTATATGCGAATCGACGGTAAACGTGTGAAAGCATCGCGTTTTTTCATGGGAAATGAATACAAAATTCAGGTAGAAAAACTGTGTGATTATTACGGAAAAGAATATGGTTTCCACAGGGAAGTGCAGTTTGATCAGGATTTGTATCTTCGTTTAATGAAAAATAAAGCGGTTTATTTCCGTTTTGAAGGTATTGCTTTAAAACGAAAAATGATCAGTGAAACAGATTTAAACTCATTCCAGACCTTTGAAGAAGCGTATCATCAATTAATGATAGAATTGATGGATCTGCAGATTCATACCATTAAAAATGCGATCGGAAATTCAGAAATTGAAAACATTTACATCGACGGCGGATTTACAGACAATGATGTTTTTATGAAGCTGATGTCTCACCATTTTCAGCATTACAACGTGATGTCTACACATTCTCCGCTAGGTTCTGCGTTGGGAGCTTCGATGGTGATTTCCAACAAAAAAATAGATGAAACTTTTTTACAACAGCATTATCAGATGAAAGTGCTTCAACCTTTAATTCTTAATTTATAA
- a CDS encoding alpha-hydroxy acid oxidase, which produces MAFPFDTRYASLELLIERAKKRMPRFAFEYLDGGCNENINRDRNTDELRDVLLRPRYLNNNFAEANMETELFGVKYSAPFGISPVGLQGLMWPNAPEILAKAAFKHNIPFILSTVTTSSIERIAELTEGKAWYQLYHPREEWLRDDILDRCEASGYDVLCILADVPTFGYRAKEIRNGLAMPPQLNFRNVSQALVKPQWCMEMLKHGIPSFKTMEKYMDKNMNVKQLGQFMNSTFSGRLNPDRIKAIRDKWKGKLVIKGVASDEDAEEAVRLGFDGMIISNHGGRQLDAGESTIAVVKEISEKYKNQIKIMMDSGVRTGPDVARALSCGAEFTFMGRTFMYAVGALGDKGGDHIIEMLKMQFRQVMEQVCCEKPGDLQNFRVK; this is translated from the coding sequence ATGGCATTTCCGTTTGATACCCGCTATGCATCGCTTGAACTTCTGATTGAAAGAGCTAAAAAAAGAATGCCCCGTTTCGCCTTCGAATATCTGGATGGCGGTTGTAATGAAAACATCAACAGAGACCGGAATACAGACGAATTAAGAGATGTTCTGCTTCGTCCGCGTTATCTGAATAATAATTTTGCGGAAGCGAATATGGAAACCGAGTTATTCGGAGTAAAATATTCTGCACCATTCGGAATTTCTCCTGTTGGCTTACAAGGATTAATGTGGCCGAATGCTCCCGAAATTTTGGCAAAAGCTGCTTTTAAACATAATATTCCCTTTATTTTAAGTACGGTAACGACGAGCAGTATCGAAAGAATTGCCGAATTAACGGAAGGAAAAGCCTGGTATCAATTGTATCATCCAAGAGAAGAGTGGTTGCGAGACGATATTCTCGATCGTTGTGAAGCTTCTGGCTACGATGTTTTGTGTATTTTGGCAGATGTTCCGACTTTCGGATACAGAGCAAAAGAAATCCGAAACGGGTTGGCTATGCCTCCTCAATTGAATTTCAGAAACGTTTCCCAGGCATTGGTAAAACCTCAATGGTGTATGGAAATGTTGAAACATGGTATTCCAAGCTTTAAAACCATGGAAAAATATATGGATAAAAACATGAACGTGAAGCAATTGGGACAGTTCATGAACTCCACTTTTTCAGGTAGGTTGAATCCAGACAGAATCAAAGCAATCCGCGATAAATGGAAAGGAAAATTGGTCATTAAAGGCGTCGCTTCCGATGAAGATGCCGAAGAAGCCGTACGTTTAGGTTTTGATGGAATGATCATCTCCAACCATGGCGGAAGACAGCTCGATGCGGGAGAATCTACTATTGCGGTTGTAAAAGAAATCAGCGAAAAATATAAAAATCAAATCAAAATAATGATGGACAGTGGCGTGAGAACCGGTCCGGATGTTGCCCGCGCATTAAGCTGTGGCGCTGAATTTACCTTTATGGGAAGAACGTTTATGTATGCTGTCGGAGCTTTAGGGGATAAAGGCGGCGATCACATTATTGAAATGCTGAAAATGCAGTTCAGACAGGTAATGGAGCAGGTTTGCTGTGAAAAACCGGGGGATTTGCAGAATTTTAGAGTGAAGTAG
- a CDS encoding TIM barrel protein, with the protein MIIGKDIIEQYNKNEVENFNLDFDFLQNKLTKTGANVTEIVNKIADFQVAIPSWALGAGGTRFGRFSYGGEPSSLEQKLDDVGLIHALTHSAGAVSLHIPWDIPSDVAAIKEKAASHGLIFDAMNSNTFQDQPGAEQSYKFGSLNSVNEDSRAYAVEHNKEVIRIGKELGSKSLTVWLADGASFPGQLNFQTALSNTEKSLKEIYAGMPEDWRLFIEYKPYEPNFYSTTIQDWGTSFMLANACGERAYTLVDLGHHLPNTNIEQIVATLMYKGKLGGFHFNDSKYGDDDLTVGSIKPYALFLIFNELVYGMENNPQNPYPAWMIDASHNIKDPLEDLIQSLEAILIAYAQALLVNQKALKDAQLNNDVVRAQEILQNAYRTDVRPLLRAARLQTGAALDPISAYRNLKVRENLISERGLNVKATGL; encoded by the coding sequence ATGATTATAGGAAAAGATATTATAGAACAGTACAATAAAAATGAAGTTGAAAATTTTAATTTAGATTTTGATTTTCTACAAAATAAATTAACAAAAACCGGCGCCAATGTTACGGAAATCGTCAACAAAATTGCCGATTTTCAGGTAGCTATTCCGAGTTGGGCTTTAGGAGCTGGAGGAACACGTTTCGGAAGATTTTCTTACGGCGGCGAACCTTCTTCTTTGGAACAGAAATTAGATGATGTTGGGTTAATTCACGCCTTAACGCACTCTGCGGGAGCGGTATCTTTGCATATTCCATGGGATATTCCGAGTGATGTGGCGGCAATTAAAGAAAAAGCAGCTTCTCACGGGCTTATTTTTGATGCGATGAATTCCAACACGTTTCAGGATCAGCCGGGAGCGGAGCAATCTTATAAATTCGGTTCTTTGAACAGTGTTAATGAAGATTCAAGAGCTTATGCAGTGGAGCACAACAAAGAAGTGATCAGAATCGGGAAAGAATTAGGTTCCAAAAGCTTAACCGTTTGGTTGGCAGATGGCGCAAGTTTTCCGGGACAATTAAACTTCCAAACGGCCTTATCAAATACTGAAAAAAGCTTAAAAGAAATCTACGCAGGAATGCCGGAAGACTGGAGATTATTCATCGAATATAAACCGTACGAACCTAATTTCTATTCAACCACCATTCAGGATTGGGGAACGTCTTTTATGCTGGCCAATGCTTGTGGAGAAAGAGCTTACACGCTGGTAGACTTGGGTCACCATTTACCGAATACGAATATCGAGCAGATCGTTGCAACCCTGATGTATAAAGGGAAATTGGGTGGTTTCCACTTCAACGACAGCAAATATGGAGATGATGATTTAACGGTGGGTTCTATCAAACCTTATGCTTTGTTCTTGATTTTCAATGAATTGGTATACGGTATGGAAAACAATCCTCAAAATCCTTATCCGGCCTGGATGATCGATGCAAGTCACAATATCAAAGATCCTTTGGAAGATTTGATTCAGTCTTTGGAAGCGATCTTAATTGCTTATGCACAGGCACTTTTGGTAAATCAGAAAGCATTAAAAGATGCACAGCTGAATAACGATGTCGTTCGTGCACAGGAGATTTTGCAGAATGCCTACAGAACAGACGTTCGTCCGTTATTGAGAGCGGCAAGATTGCAGACAGGGGCAGCGCTAGACCCGATTTCAGCTTACAGAAACCTTAAAGTAAGAGAAAATTTAATTTCCGAAAGAGGCTTAAATGTGAAAGCAACGGGATTATAA
- a CDS encoding GntR family transcriptional regulator produces MAETFEININEHSRVPKYKQIVDSILNGIDGGEIQIGEKIPSINELSESCFLSRDTVEKAYKELRKRQIIESVKGKGYYISRVNKNDIINIFFLINKPSTYKMMIYNYFVNAIGTKGNVEMYIYHCDETLFINSLKKNLGGFDYYVIMPHFRDEQSKHTSSTREVLDMIEKIPKNKLLMLDNTKPNISGEYGSIYQDFEHDIYNALKEGLDKIKKYEKIILVYPDRSIHPYPFRIVRGFEKFCKDFKLDYEILDEIYPDMELQKDIFITIRERDLVNLVKQIRQNNMKLGEDIGIISYNETPLKELLGITVITTDFKAMGESAAYMILKNKKESVNNVFKFIQRDSL; encoded by the coding sequence ATGGCAGAAACATTTGAAATCAATATCAATGAACACTCCAGAGTGCCTAAATATAAACAGATTGTAGATTCTATTCTGAATGGAATTGATGGTGGAGAAATTCAGATCGGAGAAAAAATCCCTTCCATCAACGAGCTCAGCGAATCCTGTTTTCTCTCCAGAGACACCGTGGAAAAAGCTTACAAAGAGCTTAGAAAAAGACAAATCATCGAATCTGTAAAAGGAAAAGGATATTATATTTCGCGTGTCAATAAAAATGATATCATTAATATTTTCTTCCTGATCAACAAGCCAAGTACGTACAAGATGATGATTTACAATTACTTCGTCAATGCAATCGGTACCAAAGGCAATGTGGAGATGTATATTTATCATTGTGACGAAACCCTTTTCATTAATTCTTTAAAAAAGAACCTCGGAGGGTTTGATTATTATGTGATCATGCCCCATTTCCGTGATGAACAGTCGAAACACACCAGTTCTACAAGGGAAGTTTTAGATATGATCGAAAAAATCCCGAAGAACAAATTACTGATGCTTGACAATACCAAACCTAACATTTCAGGGGAATACGGTTCTATTTATCAGGATTTTGAACATGATATTTACAATGCATTGAAGGAAGGTTTGGATAAAATCAAAAAATACGAAAAGATCATTTTGGTGTATCCCGACAGATCGATTCACCCCTATCCTTTCCGTATTGTGCGGGGCTTTGAGAAATTTTGTAAAGATTTTAAACTCGATTATGAAATTTTGGATGAGATATACCCTGACATGGAACTTCAAAAAGACATTTTCATTACCATTCGTGAGCGTGATCTGGTGAATCTGGTGAAACAAATCCGACAGAATAATATGAAATTGGGAGAAGATATCGGAATTATTTCCTACAACGAGACACCTTTGAAGGAATTGCTGGGAATCACCGTAATTACTACTGATTTTAAAGCAATGGGAGAATCTGCAGCTTATATGATTTTAAAAAATAAAAAGGAATCGGTGAATAATGTTTTTAAATTTATTCAGAGGGATTCTCTTTAA
- a CDS encoding bifunctional aldolase/short-chain dehydrogenase: protein MEKVKTFKYVDYLWDENKAAALGDDQVALFLYRSNILGADLRITNYGGGNTSCKTIEKDPLTNEEVEVMWVKGSGGDIGTLTRKGIAGLYTERLRNLKNIYQGLADEDRMVGLFNHCIFDLDSKAPSIDTPLHGLLPFKHIDHLHPDALIAVAAAKDSEKITKEIWGDTMGWVPWQRPGFDLGLQLEKCLNDNPGIRGIVLGSHGLFTWGDTSYECYINSLEVIEMASEYIAKKIEENGQVFGGQKVESLPADERKNKAAQIMPLLRGLASSESRMVGHFTDSDTVLEYINSNDLERLAPLGTSCPDHFLRTKIQPLVLTLDKNEDLSDSKAILEKLTPLFEQYRQQYKEYYETCKHPNSPAMRDPNPVIIIYPGVGMFSFSKDKQTTRVASEFYVNAINVMRGAEAISEYTSLPRQEAFDIEYWLLEEAKLQRMPKEKPLSRKIAVVTGAGGGIGQAIADKMVQEGAVVVFTDLNQEAVEAVTAKYNKDQAVAVTCDVTNEEAIANAFKETVLAFGGVDIIVHSAGLAISKSLEDTTTKDWDLLEDVLVKGQFLMVKNGVEIIKKQGLGGDIVNIASKNGLVAGPNNVAYGTAKAAQQHMTRLLAAELAADKIRVNVVNPDGVIVGSKIWEGSWAEGRAKANGISVEELPAFYAKRNLLNEIILPEDIANGVFACIAILDKSTGNIINVDGGMANAFPR, encoded by the coding sequence ATGGAAAAAGTAAAAACATTCAAATACGTAGACTATTTATGGGACGAAAATAAAGCTGCAGCTTTAGGAGACGATCAGGTTGCTTTATTTTTGTACCGTTCAAACATTCTGGGAGCAGATTTAAGAATCACAAATTATGGAGGAGGAAATACCAGCTGCAAAACCATTGAAAAAGACCCTTTGACCAACGAAGAGGTTGAAGTAATGTGGGTAAAAGGTTCAGGTGGCGACATCGGAACTCTTACCAGAAAAGGTATTGCCGGATTGTACACAGAAAGATTACGAAACTTAAAAAATATTTACCAGGGTTTAGCAGATGAAGACAGAATGGTAGGCCTATTCAATCACTGTATTTTTGATTTGGATAGCAAAGCACCTTCTATCGACACACCTCTGCATGGTTTACTTCCATTCAAACATATTGATCACCTTCATCCGGATGCTTTAATTGCGGTTGCAGCAGCGAAAGACAGCGAAAAAATCACCAAAGAAATCTGGGGAGATACAATGGGTTGGGTTCCATGGCAACGTCCGGGATTCGATTTAGGACTGCAATTGGAAAAGTGTTTAAACGATAATCCAGGCATCAGAGGGATTGTTTTAGGCAGCCACGGATTGTTCACTTGGGGTGACACTTCGTACGAATGCTACATCAACAGTTTGGAAGTTATCGAAATGGCTTCTGAATATATTGCTAAAAAAATCGAAGAAAACGGACAGGTTTTCGGTGGTCAGAAAGTAGAATCTCTTCCTGCCGATGAACGTAAGAATAAAGCAGCTCAAATCATGCCTTTATTGCGTGGTTTAGCTTCATCCGAAAGCAGAATGGTAGGTCATTTTACAGACAGCGACACTGTTTTGGAATACATCAACAGCAACGATCTGGAGCGGTTGGCGCCACTGGGAACTTCTTGCCCGGATCACTTCTTACGTACGAAAATTCAGCCTTTAGTTTTGACTTTAGATAAAAATGAAGATTTAAGCGATTCTAAAGCCATTTTAGAGAAATTAACTCCTCTTTTCGAGCAGTACAGACAACAATACAAAGAATATTACGAAACGTGCAAACATCCGAACAGCCCTGCAATGCGTGATCCGAATCCGGTGATCATCATTTATCCGGGAGTGGGAATGTTCAGTTTCTCAAAAGATAAGCAGACGACGCGTGTTGCAAGTGAGTTTTACGTAAATGCAATCAACGTAATGCGTGGAGCAGAAGCTATTTCTGAGTACACTTCATTACCAAGACAGGAAGCTTTCGACATCGAATATTGGTTGCTGGAAGAGGCTAAGCTTCAAAGAATGCCGAAAGAAAAGCCATTGTCAAGAAAAATCGCTGTAGTAACCGGAGCCGGAGGCGGAATCGGACAGGCAATTGCTGACAAAATGGTTCAGGAAGGGGCGGTAGTCGTTTTCACAGACTTAAATCAGGAAGCGGTAGAAGCTGTTACGGCAAAATACAATAAAGATCAGGCGGTAGCCGTGACTTGTGATGTGACCAATGAAGAGGCGATTGCAAACGCTTTCAAAGAAACTGTTTTAGCTTTCGGTGGGGTGGATATCATCGTTCACTCAGCTGGTTTGGCAATTTCTAAATCGTTGGAAGACACCACAACAAAAGATTGGGATTTACTGGAAGATGTTTTGGTTAAAGGTCAGTTCCTGATGGTGAAAAATGGAGTGGAAATCATTAAAAAACAAGGTTTAGGCGGAGATATCGTCAATATTGCAAGTAAAAATGGTTTAGTTGCGGGACCAAATAATGTAGCGTACGGAACTGCAAAAGCGGCTCAACAGCACATGACAAGATTATTGGCAGCAGAATTGGCAGCTGATAAGATCCGTGTGAATGTTGTAAATCCGGACGGAGTTATCGTAGGCAGCAAAATATGGGAAGGTTCTTGGGCGGAAGGTCGTGCAAAAGCCAACGGAATTTCTGTTGAAGAATTGCCTGCATTCTACGCAAAAAGAAATTTATTAAACGAAATTATCCTTCCTGAAGACATTGCCAACGGAGTTTTTGCCTGCATCGCAATTTTAGATAAAAGTACAGGAAACATCATCAATGTAGATGGTGGAATGGCGAATGCATTCCCAAGATAA
- a CDS encoding nuclear transport factor 2 family protein gives MIKKLIFALSFLMAVTISAQKTNDKDAVTAAAEKLRLAMISGEKPALESLILPELTYGHSGGHIDDAAEFVEKLVSKKSDFVTIDITNQTISITGNTAIVRHHFYATTADAGKAPGDVTLDILLVWVKVKKDWKLLARQAVKSEKKK, from the coding sequence ATGATTAAAAAATTAATTTTTGCCCTGAGTTTTTTGATGGCAGTGACTATTTCAGCACAAAAAACAAATGATAAAGATGCAGTGACCGCAGCGGCTGAAAAACTAAGATTAGCCATGATAAGCGGTGAAAAACCGGCATTGGAATCACTGATCTTACCGGAGCTTACTTACGGACACTCAGGTGGTCACATCGATGATGCAGCGGAGTTTGTAGAAAAATTAGTCAGTAAAAAATCTGATTTTGTAACCATTGATATTACAAATCAAACCATCAGTATCACTGGGAATACAGCGATTGTTCGTCATCATTTCTATGCAACGACTGCTGATGCAGGAAAAGCTCCTGGGGATGTGACTTTGGATATTTTATTGGTTTGGGTTAAAGTAAAAAAAGACTGGAAATTGTTGGCAAGACAAGCCGTAAAATCTGAGAAGAAAAAGTAA